The proteins below are encoded in one region of Bremerella sp. P1:
- a CDS encoding LamG-like jellyroll fold domain-containing protein has translation MASHSIRYRRKGFAVVIVLALLSVTLALSYSMMRVQSTTSQIQQNMSRQADARQAAISGVSAGVREMYEADWGGIDSTLQMNLSDNRSYLVSYQSGDPWLEADDPDYSEKPFRVTVVSTGYAFDPANPTVRSEYKIRAVVQLVRRKLQSNPSSYAAAAGHSMYSYGTGTNRLEAPNQVRGKTFINGKLDLCEDWQKTNRPFHGLIDEIAIYDRDMSHAELMMIGLVGNLTNSSVSGAFSTTGVRHWWRFNESDSTSTVATDSAGGRHGTYMGGVYPGVNVGGGNKAVYLDGVSGRVDLGNLSLPNPYNFTIMAWVMPITLTGDNVDGRIISKATHTDSSAHEWMLSTTRSGGNSYPRVRLKTYTHFYEEVPSSGSLSTNSWIHLAITFNSTTDQARLYVNGTQRDSWTAYGVPKSSNDILAWIGDNPPGSARSRYLEATKSLADADLGDYRPLAGDVTLSSDRNELSTALTLNRQLGCELSYRSTSASSISSSTLAGSTYRLYPGGTEYTIPTVSSTVHYQTLEPDIDTNPLGIFRASGTVSLETQTKLTGTLITQSSGSDIRMRGSQINITGVNLPALDGDSTVYQLPTLIAADDIEASYGVNANIEGAIAAIGDLEIEDLYSDSVFQLSGQAFVDEFKLNARSNWATVAYYSSYYLTNFVNYVGHANTSANFASWLNDTSSAKFENNVTIDLPETAPTYQWLDLSQPIYQKGDDDTGLVWELVRWKDEGGT, from the coding sequence ATGGCCAGTCATTCCATTCGCTATCGCCGCAAAGGCTTTGCTGTTGTGATTGTCCTGGCACTGCTGTCAGTGACCCTGGCATTGTCGTATTCGATGATGCGCGTGCAGTCGACCACCAGCCAGATCCAACAGAACATGAGTCGCCAGGCCGATGCCCGGCAAGCGGCGATCTCCGGCGTTTCCGCCGGGGTGCGTGAAATGTACGAAGCCGACTGGGGCGGAATCGATTCGACGCTGCAAATGAACCTGAGTGACAATCGCTCGTACCTGGTTAGCTACCAGTCGGGCGATCCTTGGCTTGAAGCCGACGATCCAGACTACTCAGAGAAACCTTTTCGAGTAACCGTCGTCTCCACGGGATACGCGTTTGATCCGGCCAATCCGACGGTGCGGTCTGAATACAAGATCCGTGCGGTCGTGCAGCTCGTACGTCGAAAGCTGCAGTCCAATCCCAGCAGCTATGCCGCGGCGGCGGGCCATTCCATGTACAGCTATGGCACCGGCACCAATCGGCTGGAAGCCCCGAACCAGGTCCGCGGAAAAACGTTTATCAATGGCAAGCTCGATCTGTGCGAAGACTGGCAAAAGACCAATCGCCCGTTTCACGGCTTGATCGACGAGATTGCCATTTATGACCGCGACATGAGCCATGCGGAACTCATGATGATTGGTCTGGTTGGCAATCTTACCAATTCGTCAGTCTCCGGTGCGTTTTCGACGACCGGCGTTCGACATTGGTGGCGATTCAACGAATCTGACTCGACATCAACCGTCGCGACTGACTCTGCTGGTGGAAGACACGGGACCTATATGGGAGGCGTTTACCCCGGAGTCAACGTTGGCGGTGGCAACAAAGCCGTCTATCTCGACGGCGTCTCGGGCCGCGTTGATTTAGGTAATCTATCGCTTCCCAACCCGTACAACTTCACGATCATGGCCTGGGTCATGCCAATAACATTGACCGGAGATAACGTCGATGGGCGGATCATATCCAAAGCAACACATACTGACTCCAGCGCGCATGAATGGATGCTCAGCACGACCAGGAGCGGCGGAAACTCATACCCCAGAGTTCGCCTGAAGACGTATACGCACTTCTACGAAGAGGTCCCCAGCAGCGGATCGCTTTCGACGAATTCCTGGATTCACCTGGCGATCACGTTCAACTCGACCACCGATCAGGCAAGGTTATATGTCAATGGGACTCAACGTGATTCGTGGACCGCGTATGGCGTCCCTAAGTCCTCCAACGACATCCTGGCCTGGATCGGCGACAACCCGCCAGGCTCAGCCCGATCTCGCTACCTGGAGGCCACCAAGAGCCTGGCCGACGCCGACCTGGGTGACTATCGACCACTCGCCGGGGACGTCACCCTTTCGAGTGATCGCAACGAGTTGAGTACGGCGTTAACCCTTAATCGCCAGCTTGGGTGCGAACTCTCCTATCGGTCGACTTCGGCTAGTTCGATCAGCAGCTCCACGCTGGCAGGTTCGACGTATCGCCTATATCCAGGCGGTACCGAGTACACCATTCCCACCGTCAGTTCGACCGTTCACTACCAGACACTTGAACCCGATATCGACACCAATCCGCTGGGGATCTTTCGCGCCTCAGGCACGGTCTCCCTCGAAACCCAGACCAAACTAACGGGAACGTTGATTACCCAGAGTTCTGGAAGCGACATCCGAATGAGGGGGAGTCAGATCAACATCACAGGCGTCAACTTGCCGGCGCTCGATGGCGACTCGACCGTGTACCAATTGCCGACCCTCATCGCCGCGGATGATATTGAAGCCAGCTACGGCGTCAACGCGAACATTGAAGGAGCCATCGCGGCAATCGGCGATCTTGAAATCGAAGACTTGTACTCCGACTCCGTATTCCAACTTTCGGGCCAGGCATTCGTTGACGAGTTCAAGCTGAACGCCCGGTCCAACTGGGCTACGGTCGCCTACTATTCGTCTTACTATCTGACCAACTTCGTGAATTACGTGGGGCATGCGAATACTTCAGCCAACTTCGCAAGCTGGCTCAACGATACAAGTTCCGCGAAATTTGAGAATAACGTTACAATCGACCTGCCTGAGACGGCTCCCACTTACCAATGGCTGGACCTCAGCCAGCCGATTTATCAAAAGGGAGACGATGACACAGGCCTCGTATGGGAACTCGTCCGTTGGAAGGACGAGGGTGGCACCTGA
- a CDS encoding type IV pilus modification PilV family protein — MPATITPSRSHFGFSLMEAVVAMSIVAFASSVLLLGVEATLESVEEQEEITIADGLARQMLDEIQGQSWVDPVLRAYPYQTSLSASADERLGPGRSQFDDTDDYNNYQSTPPVHIGGEALGATDSTGDTLPEAFRPRSDFLSNWRLTVEVAYLSESDHSVQMADYQPTNYRALICRVYRRNRDNTWREVVSRERVISYIPAHD, encoded by the coding sequence ATGCCTGCAACCATAACCCCAAGCCGCTCCCACTTTGGCTTCTCGCTGATGGAAGCCGTCGTCGCGATGTCGATCGTGGCGTTCGCCAGCAGTGTGCTGCTTCTGGGCGTCGAGGCGACCTTGGAGTCGGTCGAAGAGCAGGAAGAGATCACGATTGCCGATGGGCTTGCCCGACAAATGCTCGACGAGATTCAAGGGCAAAGCTGGGTTGATCCCGTATTGCGGGCTTATCCTTATCAAACTTCGCTCTCAGCATCGGCAGACGAACGACTTGGCCCCGGCAGGTCGCAGTTCGACGACACGGACGACTACAACAACTACCAATCTACGCCTCCGGTTCATATCGGCGGCGAAGCACTTGGAGCGACCGACTCGACCGGCGATACCTTGCCAGAAGCATTCCGGCCGCGAAGTGATTTCTTGTCCAATTGGCGACTGACAGTCGAGGTCGCCTACCTGAGCGAAAGCGATCACTCGGTTCAAATGGCCGACTATCAACCGACCAATTATCGAGCCCTGATTTGCCGCGTGTACCGCCGCAACCGAGATAACACCTGGCGAGAAGTCGTTTCTCGAGAACGAGTCATTTCCTATATCCCTGCTCATGACTAA
- a CDS encoding PilW family protein: MTNGPFNPKRGLSLAELLVASAVMGIICLSFGTLAMSVQMANEYSQEKNLVGQHARVILQRVERTMQGAHASESFPGILPITYYYASYDFPQAIAVWDPDGSPLGNYPQVNELAIFAADPENPNRFVEIRNASDTSSAPGLTDEAGWRTLVANLIDSSDSEVVEISDLIRAGKAGSNYYSTLRFQTRVVPSDADIAAARSGSVDWEDLNWATSIYSSKAGIRQVWCHFEWQLVPSSNMDEHSRLQEQAVPFFGSSAIYYQVTK; encoded by the coding sequence ATGACTAACGGTCCCTTCAATCCGAAACGAGGACTCTCGTTAGCCGAGTTGCTGGTTGCCAGCGCGGTGATGGGGATCATTTGCCTCTCCTTCGGCACGTTGGCTATGTCCGTGCAGATGGCCAATGAGTATTCGCAGGAAAAGAATCTCGTAGGGCAACATGCTCGTGTCATCCTGCAGCGTGTCGAACGCACGATGCAAGGGGCTCACGCGAGTGAAAGCTTCCCCGGAATCTTGCCAATCACCTATTACTACGCCAGTTACGATTTCCCTCAGGCAATAGCCGTTTGGGATCCAGATGGCAGTCCGCTTGGAAACTACCCTCAGGTCAACGAACTCGCCATCTTTGCGGCCGATCCCGAGAATCCCAATCGGTTCGTGGAAATTCGCAACGCGAGTGATACAAGTTCAGCCCCTGGTCTTACCGATGAAGCCGGCTGGCGAACGCTCGTTGCCAACCTGATCGACAGTTCCGATAGCGAAGTTGTGGAGATCAGCGATCTGATCCGTGCTGGCAAGGCCGGATCGAATTATTACAGCACGCTTCGCTTTCAAACCCGAGTCGTCCCCAGCGACGCCGACATCGCCGCCGCGCGGTCCGGCTCAGTCGATTGGGAGGATTTGAATTGGGCCACCAGCATCTATTCGTCCAAGGCCGGCATCCGGCAGGTTTGGTGTCACTTTGAGTGGCAACTGGTCCCCAGTTCTAACATGGACGAACATAGTCGCCTGCAAGAACAAGCGGTCCCGTTCTTCGGTTCCTCGGCCATTTACTATCAGGTGACGAAATAG
- a CDS encoding pilus assembly FimT family protein: MLRTTINRSIKIARPARLRRGLTLIEILITVAILGILAAAIIPQFGATAPDQVRGAAQIIAADMDYARSLAISNNSTYLITFSKTRNGYMLTHSGTNTSLDTLPDNPFRKPSDDSKSLIVMLSDFPHVGSSVTIAAVVTDEPSPQEVTSIEFDTLGQTSRKQPTLIWLSSRAGAEDIYLPIEINPVTGLTTIGEFTTVAPNTSSAKAST, from the coding sequence ATGCTTCGCACCACGATAAATCGCTCGATTAAGATCGCGAGGCCCGCACGGCTGCGTCGAGGGCTGACGCTGATCGAGATCTTAATCACCGTTGCCATCCTGGGGATCTTGGCGGCGGCGATCATCCCCCAGTTCGGTGCGACCGCGCCGGACCAGGTTCGCGGTGCGGCTCAAATCATCGCGGCCGATATGGACTATGCCCGTTCGCTGGCGATCTCCAATAATTCGACGTATCTGATCACGTTCAGCAAGACCCGCAACGGTTATATGTTGACGCATTCAGGCACGAATACTTCGCTGGATACGCTGCCCGACAATCCGTTTCGGAAGCCATCGGATGATTCCAAGTCGCTGATCGTGATGCTCTCCGATTTTCCCCATGTCGGTTCGAGCGTTACGATCGCTGCAGTCGTTACAGACGAACCCTCTCCCCAAGAGGTCACTTCGATTGAGTTCGACACGCTCGGTCAGACATCGCGAAAGCAACCTACACTTATTTGGCTTTCCTCCAGGGCTGGGGCGGAGGATATCTACTTGCCGATTGAGATCAATCCGGTCACCGGACTGACAACCATTGGTGAGTTCACCACCGTAGCCCCAAACACTTCGAGCGCAAAAGCCTCGACCTGA